A region of Micromonospora chokoriensis DNA encodes the following proteins:
- a CDS encoding pseudouridine synthase, producing the protein MRPDNRAPKPDAPVFEGAERLQKVLAAAGVGSRRACEDLIFRRRVTVDGRVAKLGDKVDPATAVIHVDGERLQVDVRLVYVAMNKPRGVVTSMADDKGRNELAEFIGNRVEQRVYHVGRLDADSEGLLLLTNDGTLAHKLMHPSYEVLKTYLAEVVGPIPRNLGKRLLAGVELEDGPVKVDSFKVVDTLGKTAQVELSLHEGRKHIVRRLMDEVGHPVTRLVRTSIGPIRLGELRTGRIRRLTNAEVAALFHAVGD; encoded by the coding sequence ATGCGACCCGATAACCGTGCCCCCAAACCCGACGCCCCCGTCTTCGAGGGGGCGGAGCGCCTGCAGAAGGTGCTCGCCGCCGCCGGCGTGGGTTCCCGGCGTGCCTGCGAGGATCTGATCTTCCGCCGCCGGGTGACAGTGGACGGGCGGGTCGCCAAGCTCGGCGACAAGGTCGACCCGGCCACCGCCGTGATCCACGTGGACGGCGAGCGCCTCCAGGTCGACGTCCGGCTCGTCTACGTGGCGATGAACAAGCCGCGTGGCGTGGTCACCTCCATGGCGGACGACAAGGGGCGCAACGAGCTCGCCGAGTTCATCGGCAACCGGGTGGAGCAGCGGGTCTACCACGTGGGGCGCCTCGACGCGGACAGCGAGGGCCTGCTGCTGCTCACCAACGACGGCACCCTCGCGCACAAGCTCATGCACCCGTCCTACGAGGTGCTGAAGACCTACCTCGCCGAGGTGGTCGGGCCGATCCCGCGCAACCTCGGCAAGCGGCTGCTGGCCGGCGTCGAGCTGGAGGACGGGCCGGTCAAGGTCGACTCGTTCAAGGTGGTGGACACGCTGGGTAAAACCGCCCAGGTGGAGCTGAGCCTGCACGAGGGGCGCAAGCACATCGTCCGTCGGTTGATGGACGAGGTCGGACACCCGGTCACCCGGCTGGTGCGTACCTCGATCGGTCCGATCCGGCTCGGCGAACTGCGCACCGGGCGGATCCGGAGGCTGACCAACGCGGAGGTCGCCGCCCTGTTCCACGCGGTGGGTGACTGA
- a CDS encoding TM2 domain-containing protein codes for MIVPSVGWRCGQRASGSLVCPPMTTPPYQPGYPQPGYPQGVSDKSKIIAGILGILLGTFGAGRFYTGHTKIAVLQLVVSVVTCGFGALWGVIDGILILVNGGTDAQGRPLRDS; via the coding sequence ATCATCGTCCCATCTGTCGGGTGGCGTTGCGGACAGCGGGCAAGTGGATCACTAGTGTGTCCGCCCATGACCACTCCTCCTTACCAGCCCGGGTACCCCCAGCCGGGGTACCCGCAGGGCGTCTCCGACAAGAGCAAGATCATCGCGGGCATCCTCGGTATCCTGCTGGGCACCTTCGGTGCCGGTCGGTTCTACACCGGACACACCAAGATCGCCGTCCTCCAGCTCGTCGTGAGCGTGGTGACCTGCGGCTTCGGCGCCCTCTGGGGCGTCATCGACGGAATCCTCATCCTGGTCAACGGCGGCACCGACGCACAGGGCCGTCCGCTGCGCGACTCCTGA
- the ald gene encoding alanine dehydrogenase, whose product MKVGIPREVKNHEYRVAITPAGVNEFTRNGHQVFVEAGAGEGSSITDEEFAAAGAKILDTADEVWGTAELVLKVKEPIAEEYHRMREGQVLFTYLHLAASKECTDALVDRKVTGIAYETVELPDKSLPLLAPMSEVAGRLAPQVGAFYMMRTGGGRGVLPGGVSGVYAAKTVVIGAGVSGLNAAAIALGLQSEVLLLDKNVARLRQADAIYRGHLQTIASNAYEVERAVLDADLVIGAVLVPGAKAPKLISNELVSRMKPGSVLVDIAIDQGGCFEDSRPTTHADPVYKVHESIFYCVANMPGAVPNTSTYALTNVTLPYALELANQGWRQALRNDPALALGLNTHDGRVTYGPVAESHGMDVLPLAEVLG is encoded by the coding sequence GTGAAGGTCGGAATCCCACGCGAGGTCAAGAACCACGAGTACCGCGTGGCGATCACGCCAGCGGGCGTCAACGAGTTCACCCGCAACGGCCACCAGGTCTTCGTCGAGGCCGGCGCCGGTGAGGGCTCCAGCATCACCGACGAGGAGTTCGCCGCCGCGGGCGCGAAGATCCTGGACACCGCCGACGAGGTGTGGGGGACCGCCGAGCTGGTGCTCAAGGTCAAGGAGCCGATCGCCGAGGAGTACCACCGCATGCGTGAGGGGCAGGTGCTCTTCACCTACCTGCACCTGGCCGCCTCCAAGGAGTGCACCGACGCGCTCGTCGACCGCAAGGTCACCGGCATCGCGTACGAGACGGTGGAGCTGCCCGACAAGTCGCTGCCGCTGCTCGCCCCGATGTCCGAGGTCGCGGGCCGGCTCGCCCCGCAGGTCGGCGCGTTCTACATGATGCGTACCGGTGGCGGTCGGGGTGTGCTGCCCGGCGGTGTCTCCGGCGTGTACGCGGCCAAGACCGTCGTCATCGGCGCCGGTGTGTCCGGCCTGAACGCCGCCGCCATCGCGTTGGGCCTGCAGTCCGAGGTGCTGCTGCTGGACAAGAACGTCGCCCGGCTGCGGCAGGCCGACGCCATCTACCGCGGTCACCTGCAGACCATCGCCTCCAACGCCTACGAGGTCGAGCGGGCGGTGCTCGACGCCGACCTGGTCATCGGCGCGGTCCTGGTGCCCGGCGCGAAGGCCCCGAAGCTCATCAGCAACGAGCTGGTCTCCCGGATGAAGCCGGGCAGTGTGCTCGTCGACATCGCCATCGACCAGGGCGGCTGCTTCGAGGACTCGCGCCCCACCACGCACGCCGACCCGGTCTACAAGGTGCACGAGTCGATCTTCTACTGCGTGGCGAACATGCCGGGCGCGGTGCCGAACACCAGCACCTACGCGCTGACCAACGTCACCCTCCCGTACGCCCTGGAGTTGGCCAACCAGGGGTGGCGGCAGGCGCTGCGCAACGACCCGGCGCTGGCGCTGGGCCTGAACACCCACGACGGTCGGGTCACCTACGGCCCGGTCGCCGAGTCGCACGGCATGGACGTGCTCCCGCTGGCCGAGGTGCTGGGCTGA
- the der gene encoding ribosome biogenesis GTPase Der, whose amino-acid sequence MSSDAAGWVELREPDVAVEEPSGPQPVVAVVGRPNVGKSTLVNRIIGRRQAVVEDVPGVTRDRVPYDAQWNGRAFTVVDTGGWEPDAKDRAAAIAAQAETAVVTADVVLFVVDAMVGSTDVDEAAVKMLRRSAKPVILVANKADNNSIEMEATSLWSLGLGEPFPVSALHGRGSGDLLDAILAALPEAPTIVENRPRGPRRVALVGRPNVGKSSLLNRFSGEDRAVVDSVAGTTVDPVDSLVDIGGQTWQLVDTAGLRKRVGKASGTEYYASLRTAGAIEAAEVAVVLLDASEPISEQDQRILTMVTEAGRALVIAFNKWDLVDADRRYYLDKEIDRELRRIPWAIRLNLSAMTGRAVDKLAPALNKALASWETRVPTAHLNQWLTALVQATPHPVRGGRAPRILFATQAGVAPPRFVLFTTGPLDAGYQRFVERKLREEFGYEGSPIEISVRPRKKLGPGGRGKAHG is encoded by the coding sequence ATGAGTAGCGATGCAGCTGGGTGGGTCGAGCTGCGGGAGCCCGACGTCGCCGTCGAGGAACCCAGTGGCCCGCAGCCGGTGGTGGCCGTGGTCGGTCGCCCCAACGTGGGTAAGTCCACTCTGGTCAACCGGATCATCGGCCGTCGACAGGCGGTCGTCGAGGACGTCCCGGGCGTGACCCGGGACCGGGTGCCGTACGACGCGCAGTGGAACGGTCGGGCGTTCACAGTGGTGGACACCGGCGGATGGGAGCCGGACGCGAAGGACCGCGCCGCGGCCATCGCGGCGCAGGCCGAGACGGCGGTCGTCACCGCCGACGTGGTCCTCTTCGTGGTCGACGCGATGGTGGGTTCCACCGACGTGGACGAGGCCGCGGTGAAGATGCTGCGGCGCAGCGCCAAGCCGGTGATCCTGGTGGCCAACAAGGCCGACAACAACTCCATCGAGATGGAGGCCACCTCGCTGTGGTCCCTCGGTCTCGGTGAGCCGTTCCCGGTGTCCGCGCTGCACGGGCGTGGCTCCGGCGACCTGCTGGACGCCATCCTCGCCGCGCTGCCGGAAGCGCCGACGATCGTGGAGAACCGCCCGCGCGGGCCGCGCCGGGTGGCACTGGTCGGGCGGCCGAACGTGGGCAAGTCCAGCCTGCTCAACCGGTTCTCCGGCGAGGATCGGGCGGTCGTCGACTCGGTAGCGGGCACCACTGTGGACCCGGTCGACAGCCTGGTCGACATCGGCGGCCAGACCTGGCAGCTGGTCGACACGGCCGGCCTACGCAAGCGGGTCGGCAAGGCCAGCGGCACCGAGTACTACGCCAGCCTCCGTACCGCCGGCGCTATCGAGGCCGCCGAGGTCGCCGTCGTGCTCCTGGACGCCAGCGAGCCGATCAGCGAGCAGGACCAGCGGATCCTGACGATGGTGACCGAGGCCGGCCGGGCGCTCGTCATCGCGTTCAACAAGTGGGACCTGGTCGACGCCGACCGCCGGTACTACCTGGACAAGGAGATCGACCGGGAGCTGCGCCGCATCCCCTGGGCGATCCGCCTGAACCTGTCCGCGATGACCGGTCGTGCGGTGGACAAGCTGGCCCCGGCCCTGAACAAGGCCCTGGCGAGCTGGGAGACGCGGGTGCCGACCGCGCACCTCAACCAGTGGTTGACCGCGCTGGTGCAGGCCACCCCGCACCCCGTGCGTGGTGGACGGGCGCCGCGGATCCTGTTCGCGACGCAGGCCGGCGTGGCACCGCCGCGGTTCGTGCTGTTCACCACCGGCCCGCTGGACGCCGGCTACCAGCGCTTCGTCGAGCGCAAGCTCCGCGAGGAATTCGGGTACGAGGGCAGCCCGATCGAGATCTCGGTCCGCCCGAGGAAGAAGCTCGGCCCCGGCGGTCGAGGCAAGGCACACGGCTGA
- a CDS encoding segregation and condensation protein A, which translates to MTAPPVDPPEAADTAVVDGVPPTDVAAEPASAGFTVRLANFTGPFDLLLQLIGKHKLDVTEVALHTVTDEFIAYIRAMGDDWDLDEASEFLLIAATLLDLKAARLLPSAEVEDEADLALLEARDLLFARLLQYKAYKEAAAHIAELEAVGGRRYPRAVSLEPRYAEALPDLVLGIGPQRLLKLAVKAMTPKPVPEVSIAHVHMVRVSVREHAAILTARLRRAGTATFSLLCADCEATLEVVARFLALLELYREGLVSFVQEQALEELTVRWTGPADGDTDLHVDEYAGTPADPEPPVALSEGHDPVALSEVPEAVGSEPADPAGEAGGPDGTGTTEDERDE; encoded by the coding sequence GTGACCGCGCCACCAGTTGACCCGCCCGAGGCCGCCGACACGGCCGTGGTCGACGGTGTGCCGCCCACCGACGTGGCTGCCGAGCCGGCTTCCGCCGGCTTCACGGTGCGGCTGGCCAACTTCACCGGCCCGTTCGACCTGCTGCTGCAACTGATCGGCAAGCACAAGCTCGACGTCACCGAAGTCGCCCTGCACACGGTCACCGACGAGTTCATCGCCTACATCCGGGCCATGGGCGACGACTGGGACCTGGACGAGGCCAGCGAGTTCCTCCTCATCGCCGCGACCCTGCTGGACCTGAAGGCGGCCCGGCTGCTGCCCTCCGCCGAGGTCGAGGACGAGGCGGACCTCGCCCTGCTGGAGGCCCGGGACCTGCTCTTCGCCCGCCTGTTGCAGTACAAGGCGTACAAGGAGGCCGCCGCGCACATCGCCGAGCTGGAGGCCGTCGGCGGCCGCCGGTACCCGCGGGCGGTCAGCCTGGAACCCCGCTACGCGGAGGCGCTGCCCGACCTGGTGCTCGGCATCGGCCCGCAGCGGCTGCTGAAGCTTGCCGTGAAGGCGATGACCCCGAAACCGGTGCCCGAGGTGTCCATCGCCCACGTGCACATGGTCCGGGTCAGTGTCCGCGAACACGCGGCGATCCTCACCGCCCGGCTTCGCCGGGCCGGCACTGCCACGTTCTCGCTGCTCTGCGCCGACTGCGAGGCCACCCTGGAGGTGGTGGCGCGGTTCCTGGCGCTGCTGGAGCTGTACCGGGAGGGCCTGGTGTCCTTCGTCCAGGAGCAGGCCCTGGAGGAGCTGACGGTGCGCTGGACCGGCCCGGCCGACGGGGACACCGACCTGCACGTCGACGAGTACGCCGGCACCCCGGCCGACCCCGAGCCACCGGTGGCGTTGTCGGAGGGCCACGACCCGGTGGCGTTGTCGGAGGTGCCCGAGGCGGTGGGGTCGGAGCCGGCCGACCCGGCGGGGGAGGCCGGCGGCCCGGACGGGACGGGAACCACGGAGGATGAGCGGGATGAGTGA
- a CDS encoding tyrosine-type recombinase/integrase codes for MALLDLTKLTADLSSTWAGYLRDWDRTLRAGNYPETTRYNYLLAAAQLARYLAEHSPDPDAADAAEDPTEVTRGHAEAFQAWMIETRSASTALNKHKGLQQFFKWLLAEEDIDRSPMDRVRQPKTPQKLIPIIRDEDTKKLLDACKGKTFPHLRDEAIIRLYYNTGARLSEVGNLLLDDVDLNTESVHYHGKGAKDRRVRFGPKTARAISRYLRARGKHKGSELPDLWLADRGGRRLAANGIKIRLKRLGLAAGVANVHAHRWRHNFAHEWKRAGGNTGDLMLLLGWTSEDMPRHYGASAAAERAQEIQVQLGIGKGV; via the coding sequence ATGGCTCTACTGGACCTCACCAAGCTCACCGCCGACCTGTCCTCGACCTGGGCGGGGTACCTGCGGGACTGGGACCGGACGCTGCGGGCGGGCAACTACCCGGAGACGACCCGGTACAACTACCTCCTGGCGGCGGCGCAGTTGGCCCGATATCTGGCCGAGCATTCGCCTGACCCTGATGCCGCCGACGCCGCGGAGGATCCCACCGAGGTGACCCGTGGGCACGCGGAGGCGTTTCAGGCGTGGATGATCGAGACCCGGTCGGCGTCGACGGCGTTGAACAAGCACAAGGGTCTGCAGCAGTTCTTCAAGTGGTTGCTGGCTGAGGAGGACATTGACCGCTCTCCAATGGACCGGGTTCGACAGCCCAAGACGCCACAGAAGCTGATCCCGATCATCCGGGACGAGGACACGAAGAAGCTCCTCGACGCCTGCAAGGGCAAGACCTTTCCGCACCTGCGCGACGAGGCGATCATCCGCCTGTACTACAACACCGGAGCGCGGCTGTCGGAGGTCGGCAACCTGCTGCTCGACGACGTCGACCTGAATACGGAGTCGGTGCACTACCACGGCAAGGGCGCCAAGGACCGCCGGGTGCGGTTCGGGCCGAAGACGGCCCGGGCCATCAGCCGCTACCTCCGGGCGCGAGGCAAGCACAAGGGATCGGAGCTGCCGGATCTGTGGCTCGCCGACCGCGGCGGCCGGAGGTTGGCGGCCAACGGCATCAAGATTCGCCTGAAGCGGCTGGGCCTCGCCGCGGGCGTCGCGAACGTGCACGCCCACCGCTGGCGGCACAACTTCGCCCACGAGTGGAAGCGTGCCGGCGGGAACACCGGTGACCTGATGCTGCTGTTGGGCTGGACCTCGGAGGACATGCCTCGCCACTACGGCGCCAGCGCGGCGGCCGAACGCGCCCAGGAGATCCAGGTGCAACTGGGCATCGGGAAAGGGGTGTAG
- a CDS encoding pentapeptide repeat-containing protein codes for MSGAFEIEAAQMGLRRYWLARGELNGGRFGVADGNLDVSFAQARLVGVDFSGLRFSSLLAHDSVFERCDFSRTAFDHVLFGATGYRGERWDELSWPETVFRECVFARTRIPPEAYFGNVRFERCVFDGARLRDLTSTHNAQFVGCVFRGKIQDVNFWGTERNAALGRDRNAFSGNDFTGAELLGVAFRHIDLDAQRFPGLPDYAVLDRIDQRVEAALAAMADWPDDETKTKTVRSLRFGADWAIKYNDGYALVSRKRFSRRLPPGVRDQIFWMLVNYTDDQQ; via the coding sequence GTGAGCGGAGCGTTTGAAATCGAGGCGGCGCAGATGGGTCTGCGCCGGTACTGGCTGGCCCGGGGCGAGCTGAACGGCGGGCGGTTCGGGGTAGCGGATGGCAACCTCGATGTCAGCTTCGCTCAGGCGCGGCTGGTTGGTGTCGACTTCTCCGGGCTGAGGTTTTCCAGCTTGCTGGCGCATGACTCGGTGTTCGAACGCTGCGACTTCTCCCGGACCGCGTTCGACCACGTCTTGTTCGGCGCTACCGGCTATCGCGGCGAGCGGTGGGACGAACTGAGCTGGCCGGAGACGGTGTTCCGGGAGTGCGTCTTCGCTCGCACCCGCATACCTCCGGAGGCCTACTTCGGCAACGTCCGATTTGAGCGCTGCGTGTTCGACGGTGCCCGCCTGCGCGACTTGACCTCTACACACAATGCACAGTTCGTTGGATGCGTCTTCCGCGGCAAGATCCAGGACGTCAACTTCTGGGGTACTGAGCGCAACGCGGCGCTCGGTCGGGACCGCAACGCCTTCAGCGGCAACGACTTCACCGGCGCGGAACTGCTCGGTGTCGCGTTCCGACACATCGATCTTGACGCCCAGAGATTTCCGGGCCTGCCCGACTACGCCGTCCTCGACCGCATCGACCAGCGCGTGGAGGCAGCGCTAGCCGCCATGGCTGACTGGCCGGACGACGAGACCAAGACCAAGACGGTGCGGTCCCTCCGATTCGGGGCCGACTGGGCGATCAAGTACAACGACGGATACGCTCTGGTGTCTCGGAAAAGGTTCAGCCGCCGGCTGCCACCCGGCGTTCGTGACCAGATCTTCTGGATGCTCGTCAACTACACCGACGACCAGCAGTAA
- the scpB gene encoding SMC-Scp complex subunit ScpB encodes MSDEQRRDSLADQAAAWVPPWERPRQPAPSADASEAADPEPTASEAADPAAPDRAATESEAAAAAAPGPAPDVTDIATEPATPPRAGQVAPDPVAAAEPSGARDVPPRQASGRRRVTAAPEPAPELSDAELRGALEAILLVVDEPVSELVLAQVLEQPAERVGPMLDDIAAGYTAAGHGFELRRAAGGWRLYTRPEYATYVERFVLDGQSVRLTQAALETLAVVAYKQPVTRSRISAIRGVNCDGVIRTLVTRGLVEECGTETDSGAFLYKTTTLFLEKLGLNTVHELPPLAPFLPDDVEELADATR; translated from the coding sequence ATGAGTGACGAGCAACGCCGGGACTCGCTGGCCGACCAGGCCGCCGCCTGGGTCCCCCCGTGGGAACGCCCCCGGCAGCCCGCGCCCTCGGCAGACGCCTCCGAGGCCGCCGACCCTGAGCCCACCGCCTCCGAGGCTGCCGACCCTGCGGCCCCTGACCGTGCAGCCACCGAGTCCGAGGCCGCCGCAGCCGCCGCACCCGGCCCGGCACCCGATGTGACCGACATCGCCACGGAGCCCGCTACGCCACCCAGGGCGGGCCAGGTCGCCCCGGATCCGGTCGCGGCAGCTGAGCCGAGCGGCGCTCGGGACGTACCCCCTCGGCAGGCATCCGGGCGACGGAGGGTGACGGCCGCGCCGGAGCCCGCGCCGGAGCTGTCCGACGCCGAGCTGCGCGGCGCCCTGGAGGCCATCCTGCTGGTCGTCGACGAGCCGGTCAGCGAGCTGGTGCTGGCCCAGGTGCTGGAGCAACCGGCCGAGCGGGTCGGCCCGATGCTCGACGACATCGCCGCCGGGTACACCGCCGCCGGGCACGGGTTCGAGCTGCGCCGGGCGGCCGGCGGGTGGCGGCTCTACACCCGGCCGGAATACGCTACGTACGTCGAGCGGTTCGTTCTGGACGGGCAGTCCGTACGGCTGACCCAGGCGGCGTTGGAGACGCTCGCCGTGGTCGCCTACAAGCAGCCGGTGACCCGCTCGCGAATCTCAGCCATCCGGGGTGTGAACTGCGACGGGGTCATCCGTACGCTGGTCACTCGCGGCCTCGTCGAGGAGTGCGGCACCGAAACGGACAGCGGGGCGTTCCTGTACAAGACCACCACGCTGTTCCTGGAGAAGCTCGGGCTGAACACCGTTCACGAGCTGCCGCCCCTCGCACCCTTCCTGCCCGACGACGTAGAAGAGCTTGCTGATGCGACCCGATAA
- a CDS encoding ParA family protein: protein MAGNGDRAETWTSELREQQATLGADLGPADPAAYTMRKPIPEPMPTDRHGPARIIAMANQKGGVGKTTTTINLGAALAEYGRKVLLVDFDPQGALSVGLGVNPHNLDLSVYNLLMQDDVTAEDVLIKTDVAGLHLLPANIDLSAAEIQLVNEVAREMALARVLRSVRKEYDYILIDCQPSLGLLAINALTVAHGVLIPLECEFFSLRGVALLLDTIDKVRERLNFDLELEGILATMYDSRTTHCRQVLQRVVEAFGDKVYQTVITKTVKFPESTVAGAPITTMDPASSGARNYRQLAREVIAAQSER from the coding sequence ATGGCTGGCAATGGTGACCGTGCCGAGACCTGGACGTCGGAGCTCCGCGAGCAGCAGGCCACGCTCGGCGCGGATCTGGGTCCTGCGGATCCGGCTGCCTACACGATGCGCAAGCCCATCCCCGAGCCGATGCCCACCGACCGGCACGGCCCCGCGCGCATCATCGCGATGGCCAACCAGAAGGGCGGCGTCGGCAAGACCACCACCACGATCAACCTGGGCGCGGCCCTCGCGGAGTACGGGCGCAAGGTGCTGCTCGTCGACTTCGACCCGCAGGGCGCCCTCTCGGTCGGGTTGGGTGTCAACCCGCACAACCTCGACCTGTCCGTCTACAACCTGCTCATGCAGGACGACGTGACCGCCGAGGACGTCCTGATCAAGACCGACGTGGCGGGCCTGCACCTGCTGCCGGCCAACATCGACCTCTCCGCCGCCGAGATCCAGCTCGTCAACGAGGTGGCCCGGGAGATGGCCCTGGCCCGGGTCCTGCGCTCGGTGCGCAAGGAGTACGACTACATCCTGATCGACTGCCAGCCGTCACTCGGCCTGCTGGCGATCAACGCGTTGACCGTGGCGCACGGTGTGCTCATCCCCCTGGAATGCGAGTTCTTCAGCCTGCGCGGTGTGGCGCTCCTGCTGGACACCATCGACAAGGTGCGGGAGCGGCTCAACTTCGACCTGGAGTTGGAAGGCATCCTCGCCACCATGTACGACAGCCGCACCACGCACTGCCGTCAGGTGTTGCAGCGGGTGGTCGAGGCGTTCGGCGACAAGGTCTACCAGACGGTCATCACCAAGACGGTGAAGTTCCCCGAGTCCACCGTGGCCGGTGCCCCCATCACGACGATGGACCCGGCGTCCTCCGGGGCACGTAACTACCGTCAGCTGGCCCGCGAGGTGATCGCCGCCCAGTCGGAGCGGTAG
- a CDS encoding site-specific tyrosine recombinase XerD, giving the protein MTDSTVERAGAGDEPAPALRRAVRGYLDHLTVERGLSANTLTSYRRDLDRYLTTLADAGVADLASVDAGLVEAHLARLRAGDDDHPPLAVTSAARAASAVRGLHRFAMREGLAGADPSRDVRPPTPPRRLPRALPVDDVVRLLDLAGPATATGEDAPRALRDRALLEFLYGTGARISEAVGAAVDDLDTDEGTVLLRGKGGRVRLVPIGGYAVDAVRAYLVRARPLLAAAGRGTPAVFLNARGGALSRQGAWGILRQAADRAGLPVDGPAAVSPHTLRHSYATHLLDGGADVRVVQELLGHASVTTTQVYTLVTVERLREVYATAHPRARG; this is encoded by the coding sequence CTGACCGACTCCACAGTCGAACGGGCCGGTGCGGGCGACGAGCCCGCGCCGGCCCTGCGCCGTGCCGTGCGCGGCTACCTCGACCACCTCACCGTCGAACGTGGCCTCTCCGCGAACACGCTCACCTCGTACCGCCGGGATCTGGACCGCTACCTGACGACCCTGGCCGACGCCGGCGTCGCCGACCTCGCGTCGGTCGACGCCGGCCTGGTCGAGGCGCACCTGGCGCGGCTGCGCGCCGGCGACGACGACCACCCTCCGCTGGCGGTCACCTCCGCCGCCCGCGCGGCCAGCGCGGTCCGCGGCCTGCACCGCTTCGCGATGCGCGAAGGGCTCGCCGGCGCCGACCCCAGCCGCGACGTCCGCCCGCCCACCCCGCCCCGCCGGCTGCCCCGGGCCCTGCCGGTCGACGACGTGGTCCGGCTGTTGGACCTCGCCGGCCCCGCCACCGCGACCGGCGAGGACGCCCCCCGCGCGCTGCGCGACCGGGCGCTGCTGGAGTTCCTGTACGGCACCGGCGCGCGGATCTCCGAGGCGGTCGGCGCCGCCGTGGACGACCTCGACACCGACGAGGGCACCGTGCTGCTGCGCGGCAAGGGCGGCCGGGTGCGGTTGGTGCCGATCGGTGGGTACGCCGTCGACGCGGTCCGCGCCTACCTGGTCCGGGCCCGGCCGCTGCTGGCCGCCGCCGGCCGGGGCACCCCGGCGGTCTTCCTCAACGCCCGCGGCGGCGCTTTGTCCCGCCAGGGCGCCTGGGGCATCCTGCGGCAGGCCGCCGACCGGGCCGGGCTGCCCGTCGACGGGCCGGCCGCCGTGTCCCCGCACACCCTGCGCCACTCGTACGCCACCCACCTGCTCGACGGCGGCGCCGACGTCCGGGTGGTCCAGGAGTTGCTCGGCCACGCGTCGGTGACCACCACCCAGGTCTACACGTTGGTCACCGTGGAGCGGCTACGCGAGGTGTACGCCACCGCCCACCCGCGCGCCCGGGGCTGA
- the cmk gene encoding (d)CMP kinase, with amino-acid sequence MEENVRAGRCVVAVDGPSGSGKSTVSRRLAAGIGARYLDTGAMYRAITWAVLRSGVDLTDAASVAKVAGEVDLRIGTDPQGYAVTVDGVGVDADIRGAEVTGAVSAVAAVPAVRELLVSRQREMIANAGRMVVEGRDIGSVVAPDADLKVFLTASEAARAARRSAEDAADVAATAADLARRDRLDSTRKVNPLAQAPDAVVLDTTELGIDEVVARLREMLTERGVVVSHDASERSGGAA; translated from the coding sequence GTGGAGGAAAACGTACGGGCCGGGCGATGTGTGGTCGCTGTGGACGGGCCGTCCGGTTCGGGTAAGTCCACCGTGTCGCGGCGGCTCGCCGCCGGCATCGGTGCGCGCTACCTGGACACCGGGGCGATGTACCGGGCGATCACGTGGGCCGTGCTGCGCTCCGGCGTGGACCTCACCGACGCCGCGTCGGTGGCCAAGGTCGCCGGCGAGGTCGACCTGCGCATCGGCACCGACCCCCAGGGGTACGCCGTCACCGTCGACGGTGTGGGCGTCGACGCCGACATCCGGGGCGCCGAGGTGACCGGGGCGGTCTCCGCGGTCGCCGCCGTGCCGGCGGTCCGTGAGCTGCTGGTCTCCCGGCAGCGCGAGATGATCGCCAATGCTGGTCGGATGGTGGTCGAGGGCCGCGACATCGGCTCGGTCGTGGCGCCGGACGCCGACCTGAAGGTCTTCCTGACCGCCTCCGAGGCGGCCCGTGCCGCCCGGCGCAGCGCCGAGGACGCCGCCGACGTGGCGGCCACCGCGGCCGATCTGGCGCGACGGGACCGGCTCGACTCGACCCGCAAGGTCAACCCGTTGGCGCAGGCACCCGACGCCGTGGTGCTCGACACCACCGAGCTGGGCATCGACGAGGTCGTCGCGCGACTGCGCGAGATGCTCACCGAGCGGGGTGTGGTTGTTTCCCATGACGCTTCGGAGCGCAGCGGAGGAGCGGCATGA